The following proteins are encoded in a genomic region of Maribacter hydrothermalis:
- a CDS encoding PAS domain-containing sensor histidine kinase, with protein sequence MIKVPHITSSTYLIKQLPTPTAFIDSNYNIVLTSNKWSTTFDRNLERSSSKNLFSVFPKLNQKWKTVLESCLKGQPQLMGVHQASDKNDNELWFEWTTAPWYDTHETIIGVIIQLNNVTDTINNELELKKKDVLLQQQAEITKIGRWEYDIINNQLTWCATTKAIHEVPPHFTPNIENALFHYKEGHSRNAISMALFEAQSKGKAWNNLKLQIITANGNEKWVKAGGKPIYNKGELVGLIGTFQDIHDQVEADTKFLDNEKLLRTLIDNLPVNVYIKDTESRKILVNKAECDYLGITDPNEILGKNDFELYSFASAEKSREEDLQVMRSLKSIISKEKVNVKKDGKETTFLSSKIPLIDNKGIAYGIVGISLDISQLKEKEDELRNIINIVSIQNKKLLNFAHIVSHNLRSHSANFSMLLNFLETEKDVEEKNKIMVMLNEASNNLLETLDNLNNVISINTNTNIEKKEVNLNDKIIDCNRNFATYLLNNNAQIKNNVPPNFMVKSVPTYLENILSNFITNAVKYKDPSRNSVITLSAIKNNNHSILTISDNGIGIDLKKYGKKLFGMYKTFHTNKDAKGIGLYITKNQIDAMNGKIEVKSEIGKGTEFKIFFNDKN encoded by the coding sequence ATGATTAAAGTTCCCCATATCACTAGCAGTACATATTTAATTAAGCAATTACCAACGCCAACTGCGTTCATTGATTCTAATTATAATATTGTACTTACATCTAACAAGTGGTCAACTACTTTTGATAGGAATTTAGAACGTAGTAGTTCCAAAAATTTATTTTCTGTTTTTCCAAAATTAAACCAAAAATGGAAAACTGTATTAGAAAGTTGCTTAAAAGGACAACCTCAATTAATGGGTGTTCACCAGGCTAGTGATAAAAACGACAACGAATTGTGGTTTGAGTGGACTACCGCACCATGGTATGATACCCATGAAACTATTATAGGTGTAATAATTCAATTAAATAATGTGACCGATACCATTAATAATGAATTAGAACTTAAAAAGAAAGATGTACTGTTGCAACAGCAGGCAGAAATTACTAAAATTGGTCGTTGGGAATATGATATTATTAACAACCAACTTACTTGGTGTGCTACCACCAAAGCAATACATGAGGTACCTCCACACTTTACTCCAAATATCGAAAATGCACTTTTCCATTATAAAGAAGGTCATAGTAGAAACGCAATATCTATGGCTCTTTTTGAAGCTCAAAGCAAAGGCAAAGCATGGAACAATTTAAAATTACAAATTATAACCGCAAACGGCAATGAAAAATGGGTTAAGGCCGGCGGTAAACCTATTTATAATAAAGGTGAACTTGTTGGGTTAATAGGTACATTTCAAGACATACACGATCAAGTTGAAGCTGATACAAAGTTTTTAGATAACGAAAAATTATTGAGAACTCTTATTGACAACTTACCTGTAAACGTTTACATAAAGGACACGGAATCTAGAAAAATTTTAGTAAATAAAGCAGAATGCGATTACTTAGGTATAACAGACCCTAATGAAATTTTAGGTAAAAATGATTTTGAACTTTATTCTTTTGCATCAGCAGAAAAATCTAGAGAGGAAGATTTACAGGTAATGCGTTCTTTAAAATCCATAATTAGCAAAGAAAAAGTGAACGTTAAAAAAGATGGTAAAGAAACAACTTTTCTAAGTTCAAAAATACCATTAATTGATAATAAAGGTATTGCTTATGGTATTGTAGGTATAAGTCTCGACATTTCTCAATTAAAAGAAAAAGAAGATGAATTAAGAAATATCATAAACATTGTATCAATTCAAAACAAAAAATTATTAAATTTTGCACATATTGTTTCGCATAACCTACGCTCACATTCAGCAAATTTTTCCATGTTATTGAATTTTTTAGAAACAGAAAAAGATGTAGAAGAAAAAAATAAAATAATGGTGATGCTTAATGAAGCTTCTAATAATCTTTTAGAAACTTTAGACAATTTAAATAATGTTATATCAATTAATACAAATACTAATATTGAAAAAAAAGAGGTTAATTTAAATGATAAAATTATTGATTGCAATCGAAATTTTGCCACCTATCTTTTGAACAATAATGCACAAATAAAAAACAATGTGCCACCTAATTTCATGGTGAAATCGGTTCCAACTTACTTAGAAAATATTTTATCAAATTTTATAACTAATGCTGTAAAATATAAAGATCCCAGTAGAAACTCAGTTATAACCCTAAGTGCAATTAAAAATAATAACCATTCTATTTTAACAATTTCAGATAATGGTATTGGAATTGACTTAAAAAAGTATGGAAAAAAATTATTTGGTATGTACAAAACCTTTCATACGAATAAAGATGCTAAAGGAATTGGGCTATATATTACTAAAAATCAGATTGATGCAATGAATGGAAAAATAGAAGTAAAAAGTGAAATAGGAAAAGGAACAGAATTTAAAATATTCTTTAATGACAAAAATTAA
- a CDS encoding response regulator transcription factor: MTKINDIAIIDDDAITVFGLRKLITMYVECNSIQSYANGKVALDGFIEKINQKQQIPEILFLDINMPIMDGWEFLEAFLKLNISTKIKINIVTSSIDPYDKKQWEFYKTKTHHLITFNLKPIDKNIITEITKVA; the protein is encoded by the coding sequence ATGACAAAAATTAACGATATCGCTATAATTGACGACGACGCCATAACGGTATTTGGATTAAGAAAATTAATTACTATGTATGTTGAGTGCAATTCAATACAGTCATATGCCAATGGTAAAGTTGCCTTAGACGGGTTCATTGAAAAAATTAATCAAAAGCAACAAATTCCTGAAATTCTATTCTTAGATATAAATATGCCAATTATGGATGGATGGGAATTTTTAGAAGCTTTTCTAAAACTTAACATTTCTACAAAAATAAAAATCAATATAGTTACTTCTTCAATTGACCCCTATGATAAAAAACAATGGGAATTTTACAAAACCAAAACCCATCATTTAATTACATTTAATTTAAAACCAATTGACAAAAATATAATCACCGAAATTACCAAGGTTGCCTAA